The following DNA comes from Streptomyces sp. NBC_00690.
CGGTCGCCGGCGGGCGATTGGTATGTGCTGGCGGCGGGCAGTGACCGGTTCACCTCGCTCGCGGCGACGGGCGGGGTCACCGCTCGGGCGCGCGGACGGCTCCTGGCGATCCGCGCACGCCAGGGCACACGGGCCGAGTTGACGGGCGTCCTGCTCAACGGCGCCCGGGTGGGCGCCTTGGGCTGATGGGTTCGGAGGGAGCGGCGATCCACCCGTACCCACGGCGTTCCGGAACACTGAATGCCCGGGGGCGGAAGGTGCTTCTAGCACATGCCCGCGTCCCCAACATCGGGCCACCTATAGAACACATGCGCGTATGGCATCGGTAGGGTGTTCGCATGACCACCGGGGTTCGCCGCAGGATGGGTGTCGAGGAGCGCAGACAACAGCTGATCGGCGTTGCGTTGGAGCTGTTCAGTTCGCGCTCACCCGACGAGGTGTCCATCGATGAGATCGCCGCCGCGGCCGGCATCTCCCGACCGTTGGTCTACCACTACTTCCCCGGCAAGCAGAGTCTGTACGAGGCGGCGCTGCGACGCGCGGCCGACGACCTGGCCGGCCGGTTCGTGGAACCGCAGGAAGGCCCCCTCGGCACACGGCTGCTGCGGGTCATGACCCGCTTCTTCGACTTCGTGGACCACCACGGCCCCGGTTTCTCCGCGCTCATGCGCGGCGGCCCGGCCATCGGCTCCACCACAACCAACGCAATGATCGACGAGGTGCGGCAGGCCGCGTACGAACAGATCATGAGCCACCTGGGCATCGAGTCCCCACCGGTTCGACTGACCCTGGTGGTGCGCTCATGGGTGGCGCTCGCCGAATCGACCGCGCTGCTCTGGCTGGACGGGCGGAAGATCCCGCGCGCCGAGTTGGAGCTGCAGTTGGTGCACGACTTCGGCGCCCTGTGCGCAGTGAGCGCGGCGTACGACGACGAGATGGCACGGGTGATCGTCGACATGCTCGCCAAGGAGCCGGGGCAGGGGCCGTTCGCGGATCTGTTGGAGCGCCTGTTGGCGTTCGCCCCCGCGGCAGCCGTCACCGTGGACGTCACCACCAGCCCGGCAAGCGCCGACGTCGCGGACGATACGGTTCCAGCGCCGCGCAACGGCTGACCCTCTCTACCGGCCACCGGCCGGGAGGGAGCAGGCGAGCGGCCTTGGCCTTGAACGCGCCGGATATTGATCCTCGCCGCTAGCGCCCTCGTAAAGGGGTACCCCTTCCCCACCCGGCTTCCCGCCACCCTCAGGCACGGGGTGGACCGGGGTCGGGACCGGCTCACAACCGCACTCGACGGCGCTGAAGGCTCCGTACGCGCGCCCTGCGGAAGACCCCGAAGGCAGCCGATCCTGCCGCATCCGGGAACGCAGGGGCGCGTTGACCCGCCGATGGGGGGAAAGCATCCCCCGTGCGTGTCGGCCACCACGGCAGCTGTGACGCCGTACCCATCCTCACGAGGGAACGTCCATGACCCAGGAACTCGCTCGCACCCGCACGGACCAACCCGTCCCCCGCACCACGAACTGGTGGCGGGACGCCGTCATCTACCAGGTGTACGTGCGCTCCTTCGCCGACGGCGACGGCGACGGCATCGGTGATCTGCCCGGCGCCCGGGCCCGGCTTCCCCACCTCGCCGAGTTGGGCGTCGACGCCGTCTGGCTCACCCCCTTCTACGGCTCGCCCCAGGCGGACGGCGGCTATGACGTGGCCGACTACCGGGTGGTCGACCCGCTCTTCGGCAATCTCGCCGACGCACAGGCCCTGGTGTACGAGGCCCACCGGCTGGGCCTGCGGGTGATCGTGGACATCGTGCCCAACCACACCTCCGACCAGCACGCCTGGTTCCGGGCCGCGCTCGCCGGCGGGGAAGAACGCGCCCGCTACCACTTCCGGCCCGGTCGCGGCGCGGAGGGAGAACTTCCGCCCAATGACTGGGAGTCCGTGTTCGGCGGTCCCGCGTGGACCCGCACGGCCGACGGCGACTGGTACCTCCATCTGTTCGCGGCCGAGCAGCCCGACCTCAACTGGGAGCATCCCGCCGTACACAAGGAGTTCGAATCGATTCTGCGGTTCTGGCTCGACCTCGGGGTCGACGGCTTCCGCATCGATGTCGCCCACGGAATGATCAAGGCCGATGGGATGCCGGACATCGGCCGCCGCGAGCAGGCCAAGATGATCGGCGCCCAGGTGCTGCCGTTCTTCGACCAGGACGGCGTGCACGAGATCCACCGCTCCTGGCGCAGGCTCCTGGACTCCTACGACGGCGAGCGCATCGGCGTCGCTGAGGCATGGGCGCCCTCCGCGGAGCGGCTCGCCCTGTATGTGCGACCCGATGAACTGCACCAGGCGTTCAACTTCCAGTTCCTGACCTGCGCCTGGGACGCGAGCGCCATGCGGCAGGTGATCGACTCTTCCCTGGCAGCGACGACCTCGGTGGGCGCTACCACCACCTGGGTCCTCTCCAACCACGACGTCGTGCGCCACACGACCCGCTACGGGGGCGGGGAACAGGGATTGCGCCGGGCCAGGGCCGCGGCCCTGCTGACCCTGGCACTGCCCGGGTCCGCCTACGTCTACCAGGGCGAAGAACTCGGTCTCCCGGAGGTCGACCTACCGGACTCGGTGCGCCAGGACCCGGCGTTCTTCCGTGGTGACGGGCAAGAAGGGCTACGGGACGGCTGTCGCGTACCCCTGCCGTGGTCGGGTGACTCCGCTCCGTACGGTTTCGGGCGCGGCGGAAGCTGGCTGCCCCAGCCGGACGGCTGGAAGGCGCTCTCGGTGGCGGCGCAGAGCGGCGAACCGGGGTCCACCCTGGAGCTGTATCGCTCGGCCATCACTCTGCGCAAACAGCTGACGGGTCTCGGCGACGGCGAGATGGAGTGGCTGGAGAGCCCGGTGGGGACCTTGGTTTTCCGGCGGTCCGGAGTGGTCTGCACGCTCAACGCTCTCGCGGACGCCGTCGAACTGCCCACGCCGGGGCGCCTCGCGCTCTCTTCGGTGGAACTGACACCCGCGGCGGACGTCGTACGACTGCCGGCGGAGAGTTGCGCATGGTGGACGGTCTGACCGCGGCGAAGCATGCAGCTCCCATCGAACAGCGTCCGCGGTCGAGGGGGCATCGACGCCGCGGCCCGCTCCCCGGAGCGCCGGGTACCGCTTCCCTCCCTAGCCAGAGCTCTCCGAGAATGGCTTGATCCATACGCTCCGCGCGGCCCGGTGGACGGCTGACACCCAGGGGCAGCCAAGGGGCGGATGCCACTGCTGAGGCACCCACCCCTGGTGGCCCGGGAGGGCCACGGCCACGTATCGTGTCTGCGTCCACCCGTCTGAGCTGGCCCTTCGAGGGTGCAAGCACGACGGCTCCCAAAGGTCACTCCGGGTTCGCCCCCGACCTGTGGGGCACGACCGACTCGTCCATAAGGGGGAGCGGGTGCGTCCCATCCAAGACCGAGGGATGATCGATGGGTGGGCGCACATCTGGCAGACTCTCGTCCCATGGGTGAAGCGACCGTGAAGACTCTGGAAGACCAGACGGCCACCCCGTCACCCATGGTGGACGAGGATGCCGAAGCGCCCCCTTCCCGTTTTGCGCGCTTCAAGAACCTGCGTTCTCCACGCCGTCCCCGCATCTGGTTCGAAATCCTGCTGATCGCGGTGAGTTACTGGACGTACTCGCTGATCCGCAATGCGGTCCCGGAGCAGAAGACCCAGGCACTGAAGAACGCCGACTGGATCTGGGACGCCGAGAAGGCGATCGGCCTGGCCTTCGAAGAGTCGGTCAATCACGCCGTGAACTCGGTGACATGGCTGATCGTGGGCATGAACTACTACTACGCCACACTGCACTTCATCGTGACCATCGGTGTACTGGTGTGGCTCTACCGCTGGCATCCGGGCCGCTACGCAGCCGCGCGACTCGTCCTCTTCGCCACGACAGGTGTCGCCCTCGTCGGTTACTACCTGTATCCGCTCGCCCCTCCTCGGTTGATGAACGGCCAGAACTTCATCGATACCGTCCTGGTCCACAAGACCTGGGGATCGATGG
Coding sequences within:
- a CDS encoding glycoside hydrolase family 13 protein; the protein is MTQELARTRTDQPVPRTTNWWRDAVIYQVYVRSFADGDGDGIGDLPGARARLPHLAELGVDAVWLTPFYGSPQADGGYDVADYRVVDPLFGNLADAQALVYEAHRLGLRVIVDIVPNHTSDQHAWFRAALAGGEERARYHFRPGRGAEGELPPNDWESVFGGPAWTRTADGDWYLHLFAAEQPDLNWEHPAVHKEFESILRFWLDLGVDGFRIDVAHGMIKADGMPDIGRREQAKMIGAQVLPFFDQDGVHEIHRSWRRLLDSYDGERIGVAEAWAPSAERLALYVRPDELHQAFNFQFLTCAWDASAMRQVIDSSLAATTSVGATTTWVLSNHDVVRHTTRYGGGEQGLRRARAAALLTLALPGSAYVYQGEELGLPEVDLPDSVRQDPAFFRGDGQEGLRDGCRVPLPWSGDSAPYGFGRGGSWLPQPDGWKALSVAAQSGEPGSTLELYRSAITLRKQLTGLGDGEMEWLESPVGTLVFRRSGVVCTLNALADAVELPTPGRLALSSVELTPAADVVRLPAESCAWWTV
- a CDS encoding TetR/AcrR family transcriptional regulator, encoding MTTGVRRRMGVEERRQQLIGVALELFSSRSPDEVSIDEIAAAAGISRPLVYHYFPGKQSLYEAALRRAADDLAGRFVEPQEGPLGTRLLRVMTRFFDFVDHHGPGFSALMRGGPAIGSTTTNAMIDEVRQAAYEQIMSHLGIESPPVRLTLVVRSWVALAESTALLWLDGRKIPRAELELQLVHDFGALCAVSAAYDDEMARVIVDMLAKEPGQGPFADLLERLLAFAPAAAVTVDVTTSPASADVADDTVPAPRNG
- a CDS encoding phosphatase PAP2 family protein — protein: MGEATVKTLEDQTATPSPMVDEDAEAPPSRFARFKNLRSPRRPRIWFEILLIAVSYWTYSLIRNAVPEQKTQALKNADWIWDAEKAIGLAFEESVNHAVNSVTWLIVGMNYYYATLHFIVTIGVLVWLYRWHPGRYAAARLVLFATTGVALVGYYLYPLAPPRLMNGQNFIDTVLVHKTWGSMASGDLKNMSNQYAAMPSMHIGWSLWCGLIIFALASTPWAKILGALYPVATLIVIVATANHFWLDAVGGIVCLAFGFALSYAWYRALPHQLPKLPINDRAPKRLRQPRAWTNQ